A part of Amycolatopsis camponoti genomic DNA contains:
- a CDS encoding DoxX family protein, producing the protein MEIALWIAAGLLAAVALTGGVSKTFVPQAKLAAAPGGQWTGERSAGFVKTLGVLELLAAAGLILPAALGIAPVLVPVTAACWVLLMIGAMVTHLRHGEAKFVALNLTYLAIAVFVAWGRS; encoded by the coding sequence ATGGAAATCGCACTCTGGATCGCCGCCGGGCTGCTCGCCGCCGTCGCCCTGACCGGGGGCGTGAGCAAGACGTTCGTGCCGCAGGCGAAGCTCGCCGCGGCTCCCGGCGGGCAGTGGACCGGCGAACGCAGCGCCGGTTTCGTCAAGACGCTCGGCGTTCTCGAACTGCTGGCCGCCGCCGGCCTGATCCTGCCCGCCGCGCTCGGCATCGCGCCCGTCCTGGTCCCGGTGACCGCCGCCTGCTGGGTGCTGCTCATGATCGGGGCCATGGTCACCCACCTGCGGCACGGCGAAGCCAAGTTCGTCGCGCTGAACCTGACGTACCTCGCCATCGCCGTTTTCGTCGCCTGGGGCCGTTCATGA
- a CDS encoding RNA polymerase sigma-70 factor, whose protein sequence is MTATEAFVAHRNLLFTVAYEMLGSAADAEDVLQETWLRWADIDLGQVRDQRAYLVRITTRLSLNRLRTVKRRREAYVGPWLPEPLLTTPDVAEDVELAESVSMALMLVLETLTPTERAVFVLREVFDFGYDEIADAVGKTPAAVRQIAHRARKHVDARRPRETVSARDTRAALESFRRALETRDLQGLLDVLAPDVVLMSDGGGVKQAALRPVVGAGKIVRFVLGGIARTDAKLTSAPTVVNGNPGLLLHLDGELDGIMAARVEGGRITGLYYVRNPEKLTHVESETPLTLR, encoded by the coding sequence ATGACCGCGACCGAAGCCTTCGTCGCCCACCGCAACCTGCTCTTCACCGTCGCCTACGAGATGCTCGGCTCGGCGGCCGACGCGGAGGACGTCCTGCAGGAGACCTGGCTGCGCTGGGCCGACATCGACCTCGGGCAGGTGCGCGACCAGCGCGCCTACCTGGTCCGCATCACGACGCGCCTGTCGCTCAACCGGCTGCGCACGGTGAAGCGCCGCCGGGAAGCGTATGTCGGGCCCTGGCTGCCCGAGCCGCTGCTCACCACGCCCGACGTCGCCGAGGACGTCGAACTCGCCGAGAGCGTCTCGATGGCGCTCATGCTCGTCCTCGAGACGCTGACGCCGACCGAGCGCGCGGTGTTCGTGCTGCGGGAGGTCTTCGACTTCGGCTACGACGAGATCGCCGACGCCGTCGGCAAGACCCCGGCCGCCGTCCGCCAGATCGCGCACCGCGCCCGCAAGCACGTCGACGCCCGCCGCCCGCGCGAGACGGTCTCGGCGCGCGACACCCGCGCCGCGCTGGAGTCGTTCCGCCGGGCGCTGGAAACCCGGGACCTGCAGGGCCTGCTCGACGTCCTCGCCCCGGACGTGGTCCTGATGAGCGACGGCGGCGGCGTGAAGCAGGCGGCCCTGCGCCCGGTCGTCGGCGCCGGCAAGATCGTCCGTTTCGTCCTCGGCGGCATCGCCCGCACCGACGCGAAGCTCACCAGCGCGCCCACGGTCGTCAACGGCAACCCGGGCCTGCTCCTGCACCTGGACGGCGAACTGGACGGCATCATGGCGGCCCGCGTCGAGGGCGGCCGGATCACCGGCCTGTACTACGTGCGCAACCCGGAGAAGCTGACCCACGTCGAGTCGGAAACCCCGCTGACCCTGCGGTGA
- a CDS encoding ATP-binding protein yields MGKTGVTGRGNLPAETTSFVGRRSEVAEVKRLLTRARLVTLTGVGGVGKTRLAVQTAAGLARAFPDGVWLVELAGLQDPALVAHTVLEALGVHDETGRAPARVLAEHLRDRRLLVILDNCEHVLAPCAALAHDLLRAAPGLRLLATSRERLALAAEHLWPVSPLPLPEPGRRLPGGAWLRYPALTLFAERAAAVDPGFAVTAENQEQVARVCRLLAGIPLAIELAAVRLRVLTLAELESGLSDCFRLPGTVKRGGEARHQTLLAAVDWSFRLCSPAERRLWARVSVFAGGFDLPAAERVCAGDDVGAGLAGLVEKSVLIREAGRFRLLEPLRQFGRDKLIASGEADAVRRSMRDHYLDLAVRSEREWFGPEQADTFRRTRLEHANLRAALDYSLTVAGELETGLRLASTLWFYWAGCGVFGEGRHWLDRALALSPEPSGERAKALWVNGYVATLQGDNAGAVAMLEECRSYARQTGDDVALAYATHRLGCNLLVGDDVGDAKALFEEAQARYRQLGELNSNVMLAGIELAVASIFLGDLDRAGELCEEACATGVAHGEQWAQAYAIFVQALVAMARGDFARAAEHGRHCLRVKRKFHDLLGIVLAIEVLAWNEAARGRWEPAATMLGSAQPIWQAVGFPMFGSRYFGAPHGECETQARRGLGEGPFDAAFRRGREFGLEEAIAYALGDATPSPAPGPSRSTPLTDREHEVALLIADGRSNQEIADKLVISRRTAEGHVNRILRKLEFGSRSQVAAWASRF; encoded by the coding sequence GTGGGGAAGACCGGCGTGACGGGGAGGGGCAACCTGCCCGCGGAGACCACGAGCTTCGTGGGACGCAGGTCGGAGGTGGCCGAGGTCAAGCGCCTGCTGACGCGGGCCCGACTGGTCACGCTGACCGGCGTGGGCGGTGTCGGCAAGACGCGGCTGGCCGTGCAGACCGCCGCCGGGTTGGCCCGCGCGTTCCCCGACGGTGTCTGGCTGGTCGAGCTCGCCGGGCTGCAGGACCCCGCGCTCGTCGCGCACACCGTGCTCGAAGCACTGGGCGTCCACGACGAAACCGGCCGGGCGCCGGCGCGGGTGCTGGCCGAGCACCTGCGGGACCGGCGGTTGCTGGTGATCCTGGACAACTGCGAGCACGTCCTCGCACCCTGCGCCGCGCTGGCGCACGACCTGCTGCGGGCCGCGCCCGGCCTGCGGCTGCTCGCGACCAGCCGGGAGCGGCTCGCGCTGGCCGCCGAGCACCTCTGGCCGGTGTCCCCGCTGCCGCTGCCGGAACCCGGCCGCCGGCTGCCCGGCGGGGCCTGGCTGCGTTACCCGGCGCTGACGCTGTTCGCCGAGCGCGCGGCCGCCGTCGACCCGGGGTTCGCCGTCACCGCGGAGAACCAGGAGCAGGTGGCGCGGGTGTGCCGGCTGCTGGCCGGCATCCCGCTGGCGATCGAGCTGGCGGCCGTGCGGCTGCGGGTGCTGACGCTGGCGGAGCTGGAGTCCGGGCTGAGCGACTGCTTCCGGCTGCCGGGCACGGTGAAGCGGGGCGGTGAAGCCCGGCACCAGACGCTCCTGGCCGCCGTCGACTGGAGCTTCCGGCTGTGCAGCCCGGCCGAGCGGCGCCTGTGGGCCCGGGTGTCGGTGTTCGCCGGCGGCTTCGACCTGCCGGCGGCCGAGCGCGTCTGCGCGGGTGACGACGTCGGGGCCGGGCTCGCCGGGCTCGTCGAGAAGTCGGTGCTGATCCGCGAAGCCGGGCGGTTCCGCCTGCTGGAGCCGCTGCGGCAGTTCGGCCGGGACAAGCTGATCGCGTCCGGGGAAGCGGACGCCGTCCGGCGGTCCATGCGCGACCACTACCTCGACCTCGCGGTGCGCAGCGAACGGGAGTGGTTCGGCCCGGAGCAGGCGGACACCTTCCGCCGGACCCGGCTGGAGCACGCGAACCTGCGGGCCGCGCTGGACTACAGCCTGACGGTGGCGGGAGAGCTCGAAACCGGTCTCCGGCTCGCCTCGACGCTCTGGTTCTACTGGGCGGGCTGCGGGGTGTTCGGCGAAGGCCGCCACTGGCTCGACCGCGCGCTCGCGCTTTCGCCCGAGCCGAGCGGGGAACGCGCGAAGGCGTTGTGGGTCAACGGGTACGTCGCGACGTTGCAGGGCGACAACGCCGGCGCGGTCGCGATGCTGGAGGAGTGCCGCTCCTACGCCCGGCAGACCGGCGACGACGTGGCGCTGGCGTACGCGACGCACCGGCTGGGCTGCAACCTGCTGGTCGGTGACGACGTCGGCGACGCGAAGGCGCTCTTCGAGGAGGCCCAGGCCCGCTACCGGCAGCTCGGCGAGCTCAACAGCAACGTGATGCTGGCCGGCATCGAGCTGGCGGTCGCGTCGATCTTCCTGGGCGACCTCGACCGCGCGGGCGAGCTGTGCGAGGAGGCGTGCGCGACCGGCGTCGCCCACGGCGAGCAGTGGGCGCAGGCTTACGCGATCTTCGTGCAGGCTTTGGTCGCCATGGCCCGCGGGGACTTCGCGCGGGCGGCCGAGCACGGGCGGCACTGCCTGCGCGTCAAGCGGAAGTTCCACGACCTGCTGGGCATCGTGCTGGCGATCGAGGTGCTGGCCTGGAACGAAGCCGCCCGCGGCCGCTGGGAACCGGCGGCGACGATGCTCGGGTCCGCCCAGCCGATCTGGCAGGCGGTCGGGTTCCCGATGTTCGGTTCGCGGTATTTCGGCGCCCCGCACGGAGAGTGCGAGACGCAGGCCCGCCGGGGGCTGGGGGAGGGCCCGTTCGACGCGGCCTTCCGCCGGGGGCGCGAATTCGGCCTGGAGGAAGCGATCGCCTACGCGCTGGGGGACGCGACGCCGTCACCGGCGCCCGGCCCGTCACGGTCGACGCCGCTGACGGACCGGGAGCACGAGGTGGCGCTGCTCATCGCGGACGGCCGATCCAACCAGGAGATCGCCGACAAGCTGGTGATCTCCCGCCGGACGGCCGAGGGGCACGTGAACCGGATCCTGCGGAAGCTGGAGTTCGGCTCGCGGAGCCAGGTGGCCGCCTGGGCCTCGCGGTTCTAG
- a CDS encoding GTP-binding protein yields the protein MASSSTDGTGADLVPTPVKIIVAGGFGAGKTTMVGSVSEIPPLTTEEVLTEASAGVDDLSGVERKTTTTVALDFGRITISPRHVLYLFGTPGQARFWFMWDDLARGAIGTIVLVDTRRLETSFAAIDFFERRKIPFVVAVNCFDAAPRYTADEIREALVVPDRVPIVMCDARDRDSSKLALIRLVKHAMTVVPVRV from the coding sequence ATGGCCTCATCAAGTACTGACGGGACCGGGGCCGACCTGGTCCCCACGCCGGTCAAGATCATCGTCGCGGGCGGCTTCGGCGCGGGCAAGACGACCATGGTCGGCTCGGTCAGCGAGATCCCGCCGCTGACCACCGAGGAGGTGCTCACCGAGGCGAGCGCCGGGGTGGACGACCTGTCCGGCGTGGAGCGCAAGACCACGACGACGGTCGCGCTCGACTTCGGCCGGATCACGATCTCGCCGCGGCACGTGCTGTACCTGTTCGGGACACCGGGCCAGGCGCGCTTCTGGTTCATGTGGGACGACCTCGCGCGCGGGGCGATCGGGACGATCGTGCTCGTCGACACGCGGCGCCTCGAGACCAGCTTCGCGGCCATCGACTTCTTCGAGCGCCGTAAGATCCCGTTCGTCGTCGCGGTGAACTGCTTCGACGCCGCACCGCGCTACACCGCCGACGAGATCCGCGAGGCCCTCGTCGTCCCGGATCGGGTGCCGATCGTCATGTGTGACGCGCGTGACAGGGATTCCAGCAAGCTCGCGCTGATCCGGCTCGTCAAGCACGCGATGACGGTGGTGCCGGTGCGGGTCTGA
- a CDS encoding DUF742 domain-containing protein, translated as MSTDEGWYDEAAGPLVRPYTITSGRTPSDAARLDLSTQVMTLRTEQEPVGLGPEHVAIVQLCRHPVSVAEIAVYVKIPLGVVRVLVGDLIERGLVITRSPTHNPAQSPDLETLQAVLDGLIKY; from the coding sequence ATGAGCACCGACGAAGGCTGGTACGACGAGGCCGCCGGGCCGCTCGTGCGGCCGTACACGATCACCAGCGGCCGGACGCCGTCCGACGCGGCACGGCTCGACCTGTCGACGCAGGTGATGACCCTGCGCACGGAGCAGGAGCCGGTCGGGCTGGGCCCGGAGCACGTGGCGATCGTGCAGCTGTGCCGCCACCCGGTCTCGGTCGCCGAGATCGCCGTCTACGTGAAGATCCCGCTGGGGGTCGTGCGCGTGCTCGTCGGCGACCTGATCGAACGCGGCCTCGTGATCACGCGCTCCCCCACCCACAATCCGGCGCAGTCGCCGGACCTCGAAACTCTGCAGGCGGTTCTCGATGGCCTCATCAAGTACTGA
- a CDS encoding roadblock/LC7 domain-containing protein, translated as MNEYGNPKPDLNWLLDDVVSRVVGAQNAIVLSADGLLIGKSAGMSKDDSDQLSAIASSLQSLAKGVSKQFNRGPVLQNMIEMERGYLFVSAAGQGACLAVLAADSVDVEMIAYEMSRLVKRVGDYMASAPREAAHVLREAT; from the coding sequence ATGAACGAGTACGGGAACCCCAAACCCGATCTCAACTGGCTGCTCGACGACGTGGTCAGCCGCGTGGTCGGCGCGCAGAACGCCATCGTGCTGTCCGCCGACGGGCTGCTGATCGGCAAGTCGGCCGGCATGAGCAAGGACGACTCCGACCAGCTGTCGGCCATCGCCTCCAGCCTGCAGAGCCTGGCCAAGGGGGTGAGCAAGCAGTTCAACCGCGGTCCGGTCCTGCAGAACATGATCGAGATGGAGCGCGGCTACCTGTTCGTCTCGGCGGCCGGGCAGGGCGCCTGCCTCGCCGTGCTGGCGGCGGACAGCGTCGACGTCGAAATGATCGCCTACGAGATGAGCCGGCTGGTCAAGCGGGTCGGGGACTACATGGCGTCCGCGCCGCGTGAAGCGGCGCACGTCTTACGGGAGGCCACATGA
- a CDS encoding sensor histidine kinase, translated as MQNKDAQDESDKPYDKSIRKRLTRTVLIPSVTLLVLWIAVSSYFLFNGVYVRLVAASVREVSIPAATALAEFQKERQTALQYLDDPALGPGRLQVQQRATDEKLGALQSAFAATISNAPDEIAAKVNALKSQFDQLPVLRSQISFRSIDRAQVNNYYNGVMDTASNLFDTQARVVPDSEAATGGITATSVFRAGDAMSRETSLVSTAFSAGTFAPDDFAQFAQLSGTYRTQLAQIEPFLDPGVRTRYQALTKSTAWQQLATAEVAIVKHGPWSPSEQNSVPVSETDWQNATTQVAQGLNDLAITQADKVSAAAIDSGDAQLRNVIIGSILALLASLAAIIVAVRVSRSLVDRALMTRLARLRNDSLDLARNRLPDIVARLKNGEAVDLKEELPQLDHGRDEIGQVAEAFNTAQLTAVNAAASEAKARSGVHNVFLGIAHRNQVLVHQQLQILDEMEAREDNSTQLASLFQLDHLAARARRTTENLIILGGKQPGRRWRKPVALMEVLRAAVSETEQYARVQVEQVPDVAIVGAAVADTIHLVAELVDNATSFSPPGSPVEVTSRAVARGIVVDVSDQGLGMKDGVREWANAMMAEAPEFDAMALRADSSLGLFVVARLAAKLGMTVTFDPSRYGGLRATVLIPSQHLAGQQENLPEPGTSPAETTAVLAPVGAPAAQAAESSLDSPSSFTGQIPMKREAKPRPYPARALTSPDPLPDPLPAVPAAAPPAAPEPASPAAGPTGDDRPRLPRREPQQNLVAQLETEPDESDDVVAPGEGTARTLAAFHKGTRRGRGGPDDDA; from the coding sequence GTGCAGAACAAAGACGCTCAGGACGAGTCGGACAAGCCGTACGACAAGTCGATCCGCAAAAGGCTGACCAGGACCGTTCTCATTCCCAGCGTGACCCTGCTGGTGCTGTGGATCGCGGTCTCCTCCTACTTCCTCTTCAACGGCGTCTACGTCCGGCTGGTCGCGGCGTCCGTGCGCGAGGTGTCGATCCCCGCCGCCACCGCGCTGGCCGAGTTCCAGAAGGAACGCCAGACCGCGCTGCAGTACCTCGACGACCCGGCGCTCGGCCCGGGCCGGCTCCAGGTGCAGCAGAGGGCGACCGACGAAAAGCTCGGCGCGCTGCAGAGCGCGTTCGCCGCGACCATCTCCAACGCGCCGGACGAGATCGCGGCCAAGGTCAACGCGCTGAAGTCCCAGTTCGACCAGCTGCCCGTGCTGCGCTCGCAGATCAGCTTCCGCAGCATCGACCGCGCGCAGGTCAACAACTACTACAACGGCGTGATGGACACGGCGTCGAACCTCTTCGACACCCAGGCCCGCGTCGTCCCCGACTCCGAAGCCGCCACCGGCGGCATCACCGCGACCTCCGTGTTCCGCGCCGGTGACGCCATGTCGCGCGAGACGTCGCTCGTGTCGACGGCCTTCTCGGCCGGCACCTTCGCACCCGACGACTTCGCCCAGTTCGCGCAGCTGTCCGGGACCTACCGGACCCAGCTCGCGCAGATCGAGCCATTCCTCGATCCCGGTGTCCGCACCCGGTACCAGGCGCTGACCAAGAGCACCGCCTGGCAGCAGCTGGCCACCGCCGAGGTGGCGATCGTCAAGCACGGCCCGTGGTCGCCCAGCGAGCAGAACTCCGTCCCCGTGTCCGAAACGGACTGGCAGAACGCGACCACCCAGGTCGCCCAGGGCCTCAACGACCTCGCCATCACCCAGGCGGACAAGGTTTCCGCGGCCGCGATCGACTCCGGGGACGCCCAGCTGCGCAACGTGATCATCGGCAGCATCCTGGCGCTGCTCGCGTCGCTGGCGGCGATCATCGTCGCGGTGCGGGTGTCGCGCTCGCTCGTCGACCGCGCCCTGATGACGCGCCTCGCGCGGCTGCGCAACGACTCGCTCGACCTCGCCCGCAACCGCTTGCCGGACATCGTGGCGCGGCTGAAGAACGGCGAAGCCGTCGACCTCAAGGAAGAGCTCCCGCAGCTCGACCACGGCCGCGACGAGATCGGCCAGGTGGCCGAGGCGTTCAACACCGCCCAGCTGACCGCCGTCAACGCCGCCGCGAGCGAAGCGAAAGCGCGCAGCGGCGTGCACAACGTGTTCCTCGGCATCGCGCACCGCAACCAGGTCCTGGTCCACCAGCAGCTGCAGATCCTCGACGAGATGGAAGCCCGCGAAGACAACTCGACGCAGCTGGCCTCGCTGTTCCAGCTCGACCACCTCGCCGCCCGCGCCCGCCGCACCACCGAGAACCTGATCATCCTCGGCGGCAAGCAGCCGGGCCGCCGCTGGCGCAAGCCGGTGGCGCTGATGGAGGTCCTGCGCGCGGCCGTCTCGGAAACCGAGCAGTACGCGCGGGTCCAGGTCGAGCAGGTGCCCGACGTCGCGATCGTCGGCGCCGCGGTGGCCGACACCATCCACCTCGTCGCCGAGCTGGTCGACAACGCCACGTCGTTCTCGCCGCCCGGGTCCCCGGTCGAGGTCACCAGCCGCGCGGTCGCGCGCGGGATCGTCGTCGACGTGTCGGACCAGGGTCTCGGCATGAAGGACGGCGTCCGCGAGTGGGCCAACGCGATGATGGCCGAGGCACCCGAGTTCGACGCGATGGCCCTGCGGGCCGACTCCAGCCTCGGCCTGTTCGTGGTCGCGCGGCTGGCGGCGAAGCTCGGCATGACCGTCACGTTCGACCCGTCCCGCTACGGCGGTCTCCGGGCCACCGTGCTCATCCCGTCCCAGCACCTGGCCGGCCAGCAGGAGAACCTCCCCGAGCCCGGCACCTCGCCGGCGGAGACGACCGCGGTCCTCGCCCCGGTCGGCGCACCCGCCGCGCAGGCGGCGGAAAGCTCCCTGGACTCGCCCAGCTCGTTCACCGGCCAGATCCCGATGAAGCGAGAAGCCAAGCCGAGGCCGTACCCGGCACGCGCGCTCACATCGCCCGACCCGCTGCCCGACCCGCTGCCCGCCGTGCCGGCCGCCGCGCCACCGGCGGCTCCGGAGCCGGCGTCGCCCGCCGCCGGACCGACGGGCGACGACCGGCCGCGGCTGCCCCGGCGCGAACCCCAGCAGAACCTCGTCGCCCAGCTCGAAACCGAACCCGACGAAAGCGACGACGTCGTCGCGCCCGGAGAGGGGACCGCGCGCACGCTCGCGGCGTTCCACAAGGGCACGCGCCGGGGCCGGGGCGGGCCGGACGACGATGCCTAG
- a CDS encoding fatty acid desaturase, translated as MTGATIPAGSTEQWRDRKRYLWLIGLVVPSLAFLAIGLHAATGWGVWFWIGPIVILVVVPLVDLLAGLDRTNPPDDVLERLEKDRYYRWITFAFLPIQYLGFVAALWLCARGDLSVVDKVGLAISIGCIGGIGINTAHELGHKKESHERWLSKIALAQSFYGHFYIEHNRGHHVRVATPEDPASSRVGESFYRFWPRTVFGSLKSAWRLERKRYARRGKHPYRLGNDVVNAWLMSAVLWGALIAWLGVGILPYLVIQAVVGFSLLEVVNYMEHYGMLRQRVGAPGKRRYERVDPSHSWNSNNIATNVLLYHLQRHSDHHANPTRRYQTLRDFAESPVLPTGYAGMIVLALVPPVWRRVMDPRVVAHFDGDLSRANLQPSRRDKLLARYGTRVTRDVRETADLHGDATEGGMCPGCGYVYDEKLGDPREGFPAGTPWSAIPDSWCCPDCGVREKVDFVAPGRVGA; from the coding sequence ATGACCGGAGCAACGATCCCCGCGGGGTCGACCGAGCAGTGGCGCGACCGAAAGCGCTACCTGTGGCTGATCGGCCTGGTCGTGCCGTCCCTGGCGTTCCTCGCCATCGGCCTGCACGCCGCGACCGGGTGGGGCGTCTGGTTCTGGATCGGCCCGATCGTCATCCTCGTCGTGGTCCCGCTCGTCGACCTGCTCGCCGGCCTCGACCGGACGAACCCGCCCGACGACGTCCTCGAGCGGCTCGAGAAGGACCGCTACTACCGCTGGATCACCTTCGCGTTCCTGCCGATCCAGTACCTCGGCTTCGTCGCGGCCCTCTGGCTGTGCGCCCGGGGCGACCTGTCCGTCGTGGACAAGGTCGGGCTGGCGATCTCCATCGGCTGCATCGGCGGGATCGGCATCAACACCGCGCACGAGCTGGGGCACAAGAAGGAGAGCCACGAGCGCTGGCTGTCGAAGATCGCGCTGGCGCAGAGCTTCTACGGCCACTTCTACATCGAGCACAACCGCGGCCACCACGTCCGCGTGGCGACGCCGGAGGACCCGGCGAGCAGCCGCGTCGGCGAAAGCTTCTACCGCTTCTGGCCGCGCACGGTCTTCGGCTCGCTGAAGTCGGCCTGGCGCCTGGAGCGCAAGCGCTACGCCCGCCGCGGCAAGCACCCGTACCGCCTCGGCAACGACGTCGTCAACGCCTGGCTGATGTCGGCGGTCCTCTGGGGCGCGCTGATCGCGTGGCTCGGCGTGGGCATCCTGCCGTACCTGGTGATCCAGGCCGTCGTCGGGTTCTCGCTGCTGGAGGTCGTCAACTACATGGAGCACTACGGCATGCTGCGGCAGCGCGTCGGCGCGCCCGGGAAGCGCCGCTACGAGCGCGTGGATCCCAGCCACAGCTGGAACTCCAACAACATCGCCACCAACGTCCTGCTCTACCACCTGCAGCGGCACAGCGACCACCACGCCAACCCGACGCGGCGCTACCAGACCCTGCGCGACTTCGCCGAGTCGCCGGTGCTGCCCACCGGGTACGCCGGGATGATCGTGCTGGCGCTGGTCCCGCCGGTGTGGCGCCGCGTGATGGACCCGCGCGTGGTCGCCCACTTCGACGGCGACCTCTCCCGGGCCAACCTCCAGCCGAGCCGGCGGGACAAGCTCCTCGCGCGCTACGGGACCCGCGTCACGAGGGATGTCCGCGAGACGGCCGACCTCCACGGCGACGCCACCGAGGGCGGCATGTGCCCGGGCTGCGGGTACGTCTACGACGAGAAGCTCGGCGACCCGCGCGAGGGCTTCCCGGCCGGCACGCCGTGGTCGGCGATCCCGGACTCATGGTGCTGCCCGGACTGCGGCGTGCGCGAGAAGGTCGACTTCGTCGCGCCGGGCCGGGTGGGTGCGTGA
- a CDS encoding ferredoxin — MRIEADRGKCDGLGMCEAMAPDFFEVGDDGTVVVLDERPAEEHRTDVAAAVDSCPVLALKLR, encoded by the coding sequence ATGCGGATCGAAGCGGACCGCGGCAAGTGCGACGGCCTGGGCATGTGCGAGGCGATGGCGCCGGACTTCTTCGAGGTGGGCGACGACGGCACGGTCGTGGTGCTCGACGAGCGTCCCGCCGAAGAGCACCGGACCGATGTGGCCGCGGCCGTCGACTCCTGTCCCGTTCTCGCCTTGAAGCTGCGGTGA
- a CDS encoding NAD(P)/FAD-dependent oxidoreductase: MTLVVVGASLAGLRAVESARRTGYRGRIVLVGAEEHLPYDRPPLSKAFLDAGGSGDVTPFHPETVLRDELGVELRLGAPAESLDTEAREVTVAGAAVRYDALVIATGATARSLPGARTLRTAEDAVAVRAALDDGARTVVIGAGFIGSEVASAARKRGLPVTIVEASAVPLARAVGPEAGAGLAALHREAGTELRLAAEVTGVTADGVRLATGEVLPADLVVAGIGAAPATGWLEGSGLTLHERDRGVVCDATLSAGPPGVYAAGDVAHVANPLFDGEPMRPEHWTNAAEQGAAAARHALDPASARPLEAVPYFWSDWYGHRIQFVGTPRADEVVSAGGVTLYRRGDRIVGALTVDRPREIMKYRRRVAARAAWAEALAFAGAA, encoded by the coding sequence GTGACCCTCGTCGTCGTCGGTGCGTCGCTCGCGGGGCTGCGCGCGGTGGAGTCCGCGCGCCGCACCGGGTACCGCGGCCGGATCGTGCTGGTCGGTGCCGAGGAGCACCTGCCCTACGACCGGCCGCCGCTGTCGAAGGCGTTCCTCGACGCCGGCGGTTCCGGCGACGTGACGCCGTTCCACCCGGAAACCGTGCTGCGGGACGAACTCGGCGTCGAACTGAGGCTGGGTGCCCCGGCGGAAAGTCTCGACACCGAAGCGCGCGAAGTGACTGTCGCAGGCGCGGCTGTGCGTTACGACGCTCTCGTCATCGCCACCGGCGCGACCGCGCGCAGCCTCCCCGGGGCGCGCACGCTGCGGACGGCCGAAGACGCTGTCGCGGTGCGCGCGGCGCTGGACGACGGCGCGCGCACGGTCGTGATCGGCGCCGGGTTCATCGGCTCGGAAGTCGCGTCGGCGGCCCGCAAGCGCGGCCTGCCGGTGACGATCGTGGAGGCGTCGGCCGTCCCGCTCGCCCGCGCCGTCGGGCCGGAAGCCGGCGCCGGACTGGCCGCGCTGCACCGGGAGGCCGGCACCGAGCTGCGCCTCGCCGCCGAGGTCACCGGGGTCACCGCCGACGGCGTCCGGCTGGCCACCGGCGAAGTCCTGCCCGCGGACCTCGTGGTCGCCGGGATCGGCGCGGCGCCCGCCACCGGCTGGCTCGAAGGCAGCGGGCTGACGCTGCACGAGCGTGACCGGGGCGTGGTGTGCGACGCGACGCTGTCCGCCGGACCGCCGGGCGTCTACGCGGCGGGCGACGTCGCGCACGTGGCGAACCCGCTGTTCGACGGCGAGCCGATGCGGCCGGAGCACTGGACGAACGCGGCCGAGCAGGGTGCGGCCGCCGCTCGCCACGCGCTCGACCCGGCGTCGGCGCGGCCCCTCGAAGCCGTGCCGTACTTCTGGTCCGACTGGTACGGCCACCGGATCCAGTTCGTCGGCACCCCGCGCGCCGACGAAGTGGTGTCCGCCGGCGGCGTGACGCTGTACCGCCGCGGCGACCGGATCGTCGGCGCGCTGACCGTCGACCGCCCGCGCGAGATCATGAAGTACCGTCGGCGCGTCGCGGCCCGGGCCGCTTGGGCGGAGGCGCTGGCCTTCGCGGGCGCGGCCTAG
- a CDS encoding TetR/AcrR family transcriptional regulator, producing MATMSAALPAPLEGGQHRRPIITAAIELTARSGWPSVTMARLAEVVGVSRQTVYNEIGSKAALAEAMVAHELDRFLTVVGAAFDRHEDDLVEAIYDAVRAVLELADDNLLLRAIASASHGTAPELLPLLTTDAGLLLTQAKAMLTERVAAYRPPFSGERLGVLIDLVVRTVLSHVMQPSDTPARTADALAWVAARVLGVDATPPLRHR from the coding sequence ATGGCGACCATGAGCGCCGCACTCCCGGCCCCCCTCGAAGGGGGTCAGCACCGGCGGCCGATCATCACCGCGGCGATCGAGCTGACCGCGCGGTCGGGCTGGCCGTCGGTCACGATGGCGCGGCTGGCCGAGGTCGTCGGCGTGAGCCGCCAGACCGTCTACAACGAGATCGGGTCCAAGGCCGCGCTGGCCGAGGCGATGGTCGCGCACGAGCTCGACCGGTTCCTCACCGTCGTCGGCGCCGCGTTCGACCGGCACGAGGACGACCTGGTCGAAGCGATCTACGACGCCGTCCGCGCGGTCCTCGAGCTGGCCGACGACAACCTCCTGCTGCGCGCGATCGCCTCCGCCTCGCACGGCACCGCCCCCGAGCTGCTCCCGCTGCTGACCACCGACGCGGGCCTGCTGCTCACCCAGGCGAAGGCGATGCTGACCGAGCGCGTGGCGGCGTATCGGCCGCCGTTCTCCGGCGAGCGGCTCGGCGTGCTGATCGACCTGGTCGTCCGCACGGTCCTGAGCCACGTCATGCAGCCGTCGGACACCCCGGCTCGCACCGCGGACGCGCTGGCGTGGGTCGCGGCCCGCGTCCTCGGCGTGGACGCGACCCCGCCGCTGCGGCACCGCTGA